Proteins from a genomic interval of Dermacentor variabilis isolate Ectoservices chromosome 8, ASM5094787v1, whole genome shotgun sequence:
- the LOC142590298 gene encoding sodium-dependent glucose transporter 1A-like isoform X2 — protein sequence MIKSADLKPFNEVRYHKLRNQTDIRNCSTPEKTFSPRVQLWLNLGRTCNVSLGNLGMGLITALAGVALLDLGEIYGTNISTISHLITTRSVGGLLGSLLGGKLYDTYNTQFTSILMLLLTSVTVLMVPLAGVLLVAHVMVFFMGLSLGAFGTGANVWIINMWPEDSSPALHIFHFAFAVGSLVAPLIVKPFLSRGGADNSNFLREAANLSYSFEPTSSETGNQSSAVKTLSDEGAVEGSGESTVHYAFAIVSAFYLFLVLSMALLYCVDNSDFRRRPARGPNGSEAKASGKREEVRYSRISLALLSVFECVYVALECTTSQMLTTFAVKSDLHFSKPDASRVVAVYFFFFAASRLVAAIVAMKVSSLVTLIFTHAVLVTTAAAMTVWCSSNALVLWVGSAITGFGQGPVKAAVVAWTAEYISISNKMMSVVLVTGSIGNLAPALLVGQFIDSNPDSFLYVSLGAVLLSVVIFLVMYAYMGRRRLIKSHADVQITACAEKPGDMPLL from the exons ATGATTAAAAGCGCCGACCTTAAACCTTTTAATGAAGTACGCTACCATAAGCTGCGGAACCAAACCGACATAAG AAACTGCAGTACCCCCGAGAAGACTTTCTCTCCTCGTGTTCAACTGTGGCTCAATTTGGGCCGAACGTGCAACGTGAGCCTCGGAAATCTGGGAATG GGTCTCATCACAGCCCTCGCAGGTGTTGCTCTCCTGGACTTGGGGGAAATCTACGGCACCAATATTTCAACTATTTCTCATCTAATAACGACGCGCAGCGTAGGAGGTCTGCTTGGATCTCTGCTAG GAGGGAAGCTGTACGACACGTACAACACGCAGTTTACGTCAATACTCATGCTGCTGCTCACCAGCGTAACGGTGCTGATGGTTCCATTGGCCGGGGTGCTGCTTGTAGCTCACGTCATGGTCTTCTTCATGGGTCTCAGCTTGGGAGCATTCGGCACAG GGGCCAACGTCTGGATCATCAACATGTGGCCAGAGGACAGCAGTCCAGCGCTTCACATTTTTCACTTCGCGTTTGCCGTTGGCTCGCTGGTGGCTCCTCTCATAGTCAAGCCATTCCTATCTCGCGGAGGCGCCGACAATTCAAACTTTCTACGGGAAGCGGCCAACCTGAGCTATAGCTTCGAACCGACATCCAGCGAGACTGGCAACCAGTCCTCCGCAGTCAAGACTCTGTCCGACGAAGGGGCTGTTGAGGGGTCGGGCGAAAGCACAGTACACTACGCATTTGCGATTGTCAGCGCTTTCTATTTGTTTCTGGTCCTCTCGATGGCACTTCTTTACTGCGTCGACAACTCAGACTTCAGACGGCGGCCAGCGAGAGGACCGAACGGAAGTGAGGCGAAAGCGAGCGGAAAACGGGAAGAAGTCCGCTACAGCCGGATCTCGTTGGCGCTGCTGAGTGTTTTCGAGTGCGTATACGTCGCACTCGAGTGCACGACATCTCAAATGCTGACCACCTTTGCAGTCAAGAGCGACCTGCACTTCTCCAAACCGGATGCATCTCGGGTAGTCGCAGTGTACTTCTTTTTCTTCGCAGCGAGCAGACTGGTCGCGGCGATAGTAGCCATGAAAGTGTCTTCATTAGTCACGCTTATCTTCACGCATGCTGTTCTCGTGACCACGGCAGCAGCTATGACGGTGTGGTGCTCCAGTAACGCGCTCGTGCTCTGGGTGGGCAGTGCAATCACGGGGTTTGGCCAAGGACCCGTCAAGGCCGCGGTTGTCGCGTGGACTGCTGAATACATTAGCATTAGCAACAAAATGATGTCGGTGGTCCTGGTCACGGGCAGCATAGGTAACCTCGCGCCGGCACTTCTCGTCGGACAGTTTATTGATAGCAATCCCGATTCTTTCCTCTATGTGTCCCTGGGCGCTGTTTTGCTGTCTGTAGTCATATTTCTAGTCATGTATGCTTACATGGGCAGGAGGCGACTTATAAAGTCACACGCCGACGTTCAAATTACTGCATGTGCGGAGAAACCAGGGGACATGCCTTTGCTTTAG
- the LOC142590298 gene encoding sodium-dependent glucose transporter 1A-like isoform X1 produces the protein MDDSVAEDTLTPVALSLRSPASVHEAPRPYAPIPRTENCSTPEKTFSPRVQLWLNLGRTCNVSLGNLGMGLITALAGVALLDLGEIYGTNISTISHLITTRSVGGLLGSLLGGKLYDTYNTQFTSILMLLLTSVTVLMVPLAGVLLVAHVMVFFMGLSLGAFGTGANVWIINMWPEDSSPALHIFHFAFAVGSLVAPLIVKPFLSRGGADNSNFLREAANLSYSFEPTSSETGNQSSAVKTLSDEGAVEGSGESTVHYAFAIVSAFYLFLVLSMALLYCVDNSDFRRRPARGPNGSEAKASGKREEVRYSRISLALLSVFECVYVALECTTSQMLTTFAVKSDLHFSKPDASRVVAVYFFFFAASRLVAAIVAMKVSSLVTLIFTHAVLVTTAAAMTVWCSSNALVLWVGSAITGFGQGPVKAAVVAWTAEYISISNKMMSVVLVTGSIGNLAPALLVGQFIDSNPDSFLYVSLGAVLLSVVIFLVMYAYMGRRRLIKSHADVQITACAEKPGDMPLL, from the exons ATGGACGACAGCGTCGCCGAAGACACCTTAACTCCGGTTGCTCTTTCGCTTCGCTCTCCGGCTTCAGTCCACGAGGCCCCGCGACCCTACGCGCCTATTCCGCGCACTGA AAACTGCAGTACCCCCGAGAAGACTTTCTCTCCTCGTGTTCAACTGTGGCTCAATTTGGGCCGAACGTGCAACGTGAGCCTCGGAAATCTGGGAATG GGTCTCATCACAGCCCTCGCAGGTGTTGCTCTCCTGGACTTGGGGGAAATCTACGGCACCAATATTTCAACTATTTCTCATCTAATAACGACGCGCAGCGTAGGAGGTCTGCTTGGATCTCTGCTAG GAGGGAAGCTGTACGACACGTACAACACGCAGTTTACGTCAATACTCATGCTGCTGCTCACCAGCGTAACGGTGCTGATGGTTCCATTGGCCGGGGTGCTGCTTGTAGCTCACGTCATGGTCTTCTTCATGGGTCTCAGCTTGGGAGCATTCGGCACAG GGGCCAACGTCTGGATCATCAACATGTGGCCAGAGGACAGCAGTCCAGCGCTTCACATTTTTCACTTCGCGTTTGCCGTTGGCTCGCTGGTGGCTCCTCTCATAGTCAAGCCATTCCTATCTCGCGGAGGCGCCGACAATTCAAACTTTCTACGGGAAGCGGCCAACCTGAGCTATAGCTTCGAACCGACATCCAGCGAGACTGGCAACCAGTCCTCCGCAGTCAAGACTCTGTCCGACGAAGGGGCTGTTGAGGGGTCGGGCGAAAGCACAGTACACTACGCATTTGCGATTGTCAGCGCTTTCTATTTGTTTCTGGTCCTCTCGATGGCACTTCTTTACTGCGTCGACAACTCAGACTTCAGACGGCGGCCAGCGAGAGGACCGAACGGAAGTGAGGCGAAAGCGAGCGGAAAACGGGAAGAAGTCCGCTACAGCCGGATCTCGTTGGCGCTGCTGAGTGTTTTCGAGTGCGTATACGTCGCACTCGAGTGCACGACATCTCAAATGCTGACCACCTTTGCAGTCAAGAGCGACCTGCACTTCTCCAAACCGGATGCATCTCGGGTAGTCGCAGTGTACTTCTTTTTCTTCGCAGCGAGCAGACTGGTCGCGGCGATAGTAGCCATGAAAGTGTCTTCATTAGTCACGCTTATCTTCACGCATGCTGTTCTCGTGACCACGGCAGCAGCTATGACGGTGTGGTGCTCCAGTAACGCGCTCGTGCTCTGGGTGGGCAGTGCAATCACGGGGTTTGGCCAAGGACCCGTCAAGGCCGCGGTTGTCGCGTGGACTGCTGAATACATTAGCATTAGCAACAAAATGATGTCGGTGGTCCTGGTCACGGGCAGCATAGGTAACCTCGCGCCGGCACTTCTCGTCGGACAGTTTATTGATAGCAATCCCGATTCTTTCCTCTATGTGTCCCTGGGCGCTGTTTTGCTGTCTGTAGTCATATTTCTAGTCATGTATGCTTACATGGGCAGGAGGCGACTTATAAAGTCACACGCCGACGTTCAAATTACTGCATGTGCGGAGAAACCAGGGGACATGCCTTTGCTTTAG